Proteins from one Dysgonomonas sp. HDW5A genomic window:
- a CDS encoding GH92 family glycosyl hydrolase, which produces MRNALGLGICTGLMLGTIACSEKGQKEAELENLTQYVDPYIGTGDHGHVFMGANVPFGFVQLGPTQHSQGWDWCSGYHISDSTIIGFGHMHLSGTGIGDLGDISFMPAVGDVKLTRGTLPDESTGIYSYFSHDKETAKPGYYSVHLDRFGIDVELTATQRVGFHKYTFPESSDPKIIIDLEHGIGWDMPVDATLIQENDSVISGYRFSKGWANDQRVYFTATFSKPISKFVLSDTTAVYEGSKTPMRKIYGQVFFAPTKTGEQIYAKVALSPVSIENAKMNMQAELPGWDFEKTVANADKAWNEELNKIVVKSDSKTDLRNFYTAMYHSMVAPSVFADVNGDYWGSDKKVHTNNDFTNYTTFSLWDTYRAAQPLQTIIHPELAKDVASTFIEIFKQQGKLPVWHLMGNETDCMVGNPGVIVLADLFLKGFVADKDKEAAYEAMKTSMMLDERGLNWLKEYGYIPYDKEKTFESVAKGLEYAIADWSVAQVAKEMGKTEDYDYFIKRSESYKNYFDKETQFMRGLSSTGTFRVPFNPLHSTHREDDYTEGNAWQYTWLVPHDVNGLISLFGSEEAFVTKLDSLFTIQGDMGSEASPDISGLIGQYAHGNEPSHQVLYLYPFVGQQWKTAEKVREVLTTLYFDKPAGLSGNEDVGQMSSWYILSALGFYPMAPAGGDYIFGSPQMKEATINLGDGKTFKVIAANNSPENKYIQSAKLNGKPYTKSYINHKDVVAGGTLEFEMGSQPSKTFGVDKADRPVSVK; this is translated from the coding sequence ATGAGAAACGCTCTCGGATTGGGTATTTGTACCGGCTTGATGCTGGGTACGATTGCTTGTTCTGAAAAAGGGCAAAAAGAAGCTGAACTTGAAAATCTGACACAGTATGTTGATCCTTACATCGGTACAGGCGATCATGGACACGTATTTATGGGAGCCAATGTTCCTTTTGGATTCGTACAGCTAGGACCTACTCAGCATAGTCAGGGATGGGATTGGTGTTCGGGATATCATATCAGCGATTCTACCATTATCGGTTTCGGACATATGCACTTAAGCGGAACAGGTATTGGCGATTTAGGCGATATTTCATTCATGCCTGCCGTTGGAGATGTTAAATTAACAAGAGGTACACTTCCCGACGAATCAACAGGCATCTATTCTTACTTTTCACACGATAAAGAAACAGCTAAACCGGGATATTATTCGGTTCATCTGGATCGATTCGGTATCGATGTGGAGTTGACAGCAACTCAACGAGTGGGATTTCATAAATATACATTCCCTGAGTCATCAGATCCTAAAATTATTATCGATCTTGAGCACGGTATCGGATGGGATATGCCTGTAGATGCTACTTTGATTCAGGAAAATGACAGTGTAATTTCGGGTTATCGCTTCTCTAAGGGATGGGCAAACGATCAACGCGTTTATTTTACAGCGACTTTCTCGAAACCGATATCTAAATTTGTTTTATCGGATACTACTGCAGTTTACGAAGGATCTAAAACCCCTATGCGTAAAATCTATGGTCAGGTATTCTTTGCTCCGACTAAAACCGGAGAACAAATATATGCTAAAGTTGCTCTGTCGCCGGTGAGTATCGAAAATGCAAAAATGAACATGCAAGCAGAGCTTCCCGGATGGGATTTCGAAAAAACCGTTGCTAATGCAGATAAGGCTTGGAATGAAGAATTGAATAAGATAGTGGTGAAATCGGATAGTAAAACCGATCTTCGCAATTTCTATACTGCAATGTATCACTCTATGGTAGCTCCATCGGTATTTGCTGATGTAAATGGCGACTATTGGGGTAGCGATAAGAAAGTACATACCAACAATGATTTTACTAATTATACAACTTTCTCACTTTGGGATACATATCGTGCAGCTCAGCCGTTGCAAACTATTATCCATCCCGAGTTGGCAAAAGATGTAGCCAGTACTTTCATTGAAATATTTAAACAACAGGGAAAATTACCGGTGTGGCATTTGATGGGTAACGAAACCGACTGTATGGTGGGTAATCCGGGAGTTATTGTTCTGGCAGACTTATTCTTGAAAGGCTTTGTTGCTGATAAGGATAAAGAAGCCGCTTATGAGGCAATGAAGACTTCGATGATGTTGGACGAAAGAGGTCTTAACTGGTTGAAAGAATATGGATATATTCCTTACGATAAAGAAAAAACATTCGAGTCTGTTGCTAAAGGCTTGGAATATGCTATCGCAGACTGGAGTGTTGCTCAGGTTGCAAAAGAAATGGGTAAGACCGAAGACTATGATTATTTCATCAAAAGAAGTGAGTCTTATAAAAATTATTTTGATAAAGAGACTCAGTTTATGAGAGGTCTTTCTTCTACAGGTACATTCCGTGTACCATTCAACCCATTGCATTCTACTCACCGTGAAGATGATTACACCGAAGGTAATGCTTGGCAATATACTTGGTTGGTTCCTCATGATGTGAATGGCTTGATTAGCTTATTCGGAAGCGAAGAAGCTTTCGTAACAAAACTTGATTCATTGTTTACTATACAAGGAGATATGGGATCAGAAGCTTCTCCTGACATTAGCGGATTGATCGGACAATATGCACATGGAAATGAGCCAAGTCATCAAGTTCTTTACTTGTATCCATTCGTAGGTCAACAATGGAAAACGGCAGAAAAAGTACGTGAAGTATTGACTACTCTTTATTTTGACAAACCTGCCGGATTGAGCGGTAATGAAGATGTGGGTCAGATGTCATCATGGTATATTCTTTCGGCATTAGGATTCTATCCGATGGCTCCTGCCGGAGGCGACTATATCTTTGGCAGTCCTCAGATGAAAGAAGCTACTATAAATCTGGGAGACGGAAAAACATTTAAAGTGATTGCAGCCAACAATAGTCCTGAGAATAAATATATTCAAAGTGCTAAATTGAACGGTAAGCCTTATACTAAATCTTATATCAATCATAAAGACGTAGTTGCGGGTGGTACTTTAGAATTTGAAATGGGATCTCAGCCTTCAAAAACTTTTGGAGTTGATAAAGCCGACAGACCTGTTTCTGTGAAATAA
- a CDS encoding DUF5686 family protein has translation MIEKIIKYQVINLRYLLIVPLLLSCILVTAQDTEQSRQIIKNIQDLSEKDSLPDAKDIILKVIVQYDEKGYKSEPFYFHNLYRKTSVDAVLNKDSIESQLAHMRNSSDLISRFVIRPFDFSFQYARSNGKSDEANVTVLLFEDYKSIFADNLNKKRGQTIHASQNNGIFETIGHKNISYFLDEIFGDINLFKETNDIMLLAFKGPLHKSNTETYTYKLLGQKQIDGQTCNEIAFFCTNMKENAFAGNLYTSIGENPKLIKAQFTFNNRESANFLKDILLTHSFNLQDSIIIPVKQESILLIGDDANRMMAAKRTDIFLNYNFDKPDHNIRWGVSREKGYFRRDTSFWTTIRPIPLTNSQKQIGNLEQAADSSKRFRRLERVISLVLSGSYSLGGIEGPVELGPLTHFLSYNDMEGLRIRVGGNTTIRFSDQFQLGGYIAYGTKDTRVKHQANLVYSLSPKQKYLWEYPKKLFSFTYASDLNIPGQDMLLMNRDHFAQSFTHAPTNNMSLQRIGLLTFESENSSNLTYKIGGKITYDKPLGVVQYVRAISPTDTTVIDNITSSDLILSLRFAPGERFIQRKEKRTAIRRAAFELDVTYRRGIKGLFGADYGYNAVNFNLFRRFDFTRNIAQVDTYLSGGKIWGRVPFPLLFIPEGNQSYVFNSRAYNVMNFYEFATDRFIAGSVNSTFDWSPIRLFNPNNKIKICVGSKIIYGPLSEENDPAYHPDLFMFNNGIRALGNTPYAEFNIGLANIFNMIRIDYSRRLTYLDSDDTTEGNKITRGTILFSGSFSF, from the coding sequence ATGATAGAGAAAATAATAAAATATCAGGTAATAAATTTACGCTATTTGCTTATTGTCCCCCTTTTACTATCCTGCATATTGGTTACAGCACAGGATACGGAACAAAGCAGGCAGATAATAAAAAATATTCAAGATCTATCCGAGAAAGACAGCCTGCCTGATGCTAAAGATATCATTTTAAAGGTTATAGTACAATATGATGAAAAAGGTTATAAGAGTGAGCCTTTTTATTTTCATAATCTCTACCGAAAAACATCGGTTGATGCTGTTTTGAACAAAGATTCTATAGAGTCTCAACTTGCTCATATGCGAAATAGTTCTGACCTTATATCAAGATTTGTTATCAGACCATTCGATTTTTCGTTTCAATATGCACGCTCTAATGGCAAATCGGATGAGGCGAACGTCACCGTTTTATTATTTGAAGACTATAAATCTATATTTGCAGATAACCTTAACAAAAAAAGAGGACAGACCATTCATGCGTCACAAAATAACGGAATCTTTGAAACTATTGGACATAAGAACATTTCCTATTTTCTGGACGAGATATTTGGGGATATCAACCTTTTTAAGGAGACCAATGACATTATGTTACTTGCTTTTAAGGGACCACTCCACAAATCAAATACAGAAACTTATACGTATAAATTACTTGGACAAAAACAAATCGATGGTCAGACCTGCAATGAAATTGCATTCTTCTGTACTAACATGAAAGAGAATGCCTTTGCCGGAAATCTATACACTTCCATTGGAGAAAACCCGAAGCTAATAAAAGCTCAATTTACCTTCAATAACAGAGAGAGTGCTAACTTTTTAAAAGATATACTCTTAACCCATAGTTTTAATTTGCAGGATTCAATCATTATTCCGGTCAAACAAGAAAGTATATTATTAATAGGAGACGATGCAAACAGAATGATGGCTGCCAAACGGACGGACATCTTTCTCAATTATAATTTTGACAAGCCCGACCACAACATCAGATGGGGAGTCAGTAGAGAGAAAGGCTATTTTAGAAGAGACACTTCTTTTTGGACAACTATCAGACCCATACCTTTAACTAACTCACAAAAGCAGATCGGTAATTTAGAACAGGCCGCAGATAGCAGCAAAAGGTTCAGACGATTAGAAAGAGTCATTTCATTGGTTCTCAGTGGCTCTTACAGCCTTGGTGGAATAGAGGGACCGGTTGAACTCGGACCTTTAACTCATTTTTTAAGTTACAATGATATGGAAGGGCTAAGGATCAGAGTAGGAGGAAATACCACCATCAGATTCTCTGATCAATTTCAGTTGGGAGGATACATAGCCTACGGAACTAAAGATACCAGAGTAAAGCACCAAGCCAATTTAGTATATTCGCTTTCTCCTAAACAGAAATATCTTTGGGAATACCCTAAAAAATTATTCTCTTTTACCTATGCATCGGATCTAAATATTCCGGGGCAGGATATGCTATTGATGAACCGAGATCATTTCGCACAATCTTTTACTCATGCTCCAACCAATAACATGTCGTTACAAAGAATTGGATTATTGACATTTGAGAGTGAGAACAGCAGTAACTTAACATATAAAATAGGTGGTAAGATCACCTATGATAAACCTTTAGGTGTTGTACAATATGTGAGAGCTATAAGTCCGACGGATACTACTGTTATCGACAATATAACAAGCAGCGATCTTATCTTATCATTACGTTTTGCTCCGGGAGAAAGGTTTATTCAAAGAAAAGAAAAACGAACAGCTATTCGCAGAGCCGCTTTCGAACTTGATGTTACCTACCGCAGAGGCATTAAAGGGTTATTTGGTGCTGATTATGGATATAATGCTGTTAATTTTAATCTTTTCAGAAGATTTGATTTTACTCGAAATATTGCTCAGGTAGATACCTATTTATCAGGAGGCAAAATCTGGGGGCGTGTACCATTTCCGCTTTTATTTATACCCGAGGGTAATCAAAGTTACGTATTTAACAGCAGAGCGTACAACGTAATGAATTTCTATGAGTTTGCTACAGACCGTTTTATAGCAGGTAGCGTTAATTCGACATTCGATTGGTCACCCATCCGATTATTCAACCCCAATAATAAAATAAAAATATGTGTGGGATCGAAAATAATATACGGACCGCTTTCTGAAGAAAATGATCCGGCATATCATCCTGATCTTTTCATGTTTAATAATGGCATCAGGGCTCTGGGTAATACGCCTTATGCCGAATTTAACATCGGGTTAGCCAATATATTTAATATGATCCGCATTGATTATTCTCGCAGATTAACATACCTCGATTCGGATGACACTACAGAGGGAAATAAAATAACAAGGGGAACTATTTTATTTTCGGGAAGTTTCTCTTTTTAG
- a CDS encoding type I restriction enzyme HsdR N-terminal domain-containing protein, which yields MLELNLPPYTPKIKKNDKLYIWDQIRSKYVALTPEEWVRQHFINYLITEKQYPPSLIANETQISLNTQRKRCDSVIYDNKLNPLVIVEYKSPDVKITQEVFDQIARYNIVLRVKYLIISNGMEHYCCCIDYDNLSFEYLSEIPLYTALENSL from the coding sequence ATGTTAGAACTAAATTTACCACCCTATACTCCAAAGATAAAAAAAAACGACAAGCTATACATTTGGGATCAAATACGCTCCAAATATGTGGCTCTTACGCCTGAGGAGTGGGTAAGGCAACATTTTATTAACTATCTGATAACAGAAAAACAATACCCCCCATCTCTTATTGCAAACGAAACCCAGATATCACTTAATACGCAACGAAAAAGATGTGATTCGGTAATATATGACAATAAGCTCAACCCTTTGGTCATTGTAGAATATAAGTCTCCTGATGTAAAGATTACTCAGGAAGTATTCGATCAGATTGCCAGATATAATATTGTACTTCGGGTTAAGTATCTAATTATATCGAATGGAATGGAACATTATTGCTGCTGCATCGATTATGATAATCTTAGCTTCGAGTACTTATCTGAAATACCTCTTTATACAGCTTTAGAAAATAGCCTCTAA
- the holA gene encoding DNA polymerase III subunit delta: MSFEQIKKDILSRKFHPIYLLMGDEPYYIDDLTNALLEKVIPETERDFNQTILYGSETDVATVITLARSFPMMSDHQLIVVKEAQGLKKIEDLEIYLRNPLASTILVLNYKNGTIDKRKKLYAGIEKCGVVFESKKIPDYKMPAFITSFVSTKGLGIDQKSAQMLTDFLGNDLSKVVNEVDKLLLSIPPAEKRITAELIERNIGISKDFNNYELLKAVVERNTFKANQIADYFEKNPKNNPLIVTLVVLFNFFSNLMICYWAKDKSENGIAAELGFRNSYQAKDYVLALKSYNAFKTMEIMSLLRTYDAKCKGVDNPSTPDGELLRELLFKIMH, encoded by the coding sequence ATGTCATTCGAACAAATTAAAAAAGATATACTTTCACGTAAGTTTCACCCCATCTACCTTTTGATGGGGGACGAACCTTATTATATTGATGATCTCACAAATGCCCTTTTGGAGAAGGTAATTCCCGAAACGGAGCGTGATTTTAATCAAACAATTCTTTACGGATCGGAAACTGATGTAGCGACAGTAATAACATTGGCACGGAGTTTTCCGATGATGTCCGATCATCAATTGATTGTTGTAAAAGAGGCTCAGGGGCTAAAGAAAATTGAGGATTTGGAAATATATCTGAGAAATCCTCTGGCTAGTACCATATTGGTGCTGAACTATAAAAACGGAACTATAGACAAGCGTAAAAAACTCTATGCAGGTATAGAGAAATGTGGTGTTGTCTTTGAATCAAAAAAGATTCCCGATTATAAAATGCCTGCATTTATAACTTCTTTTGTTAGTACAAAGGGATTAGGAATCGACCAGAAATCGGCTCAAATGCTGACCGATTTTTTAGGTAACGATCTGAGTAAAGTTGTCAATGAAGTAGACAAATTATTGCTTTCAATACCTCCTGCCGAAAAACGTATTACAGCCGAGCTGATCGAGCGTAATATCGGAATCAGCAAGGATTTTAATAACTACGAGCTTTTGAAGGCAGTTGTGGAGAGGAATACTTTTAAAGCGAATCAGATTGCTGATTACTTTGAGAAAAATCCTAAAAATAATCCTTTAATAGTAACTCTGGTTGTGCTATTTAATTTCTTTAGTAATCTGATGATTTGTTATTGGGCAAAAGACAAATCCGAGAATGGTATTGCTGCTGAACTTGGTTTTAGAAACAGTTATCAAGCAAAAGATTATGTACTTGCTCTTAAGAGTTACAATGCTTTTAAGACTATGGAAATCATGTCTCTTTTAAGAACCTATGATGCAAAATGCAAGGGTGTAGATAATCCATCGACCCCTGATGGAGAACTTCTGCGTGAATTATTATTTAAAATAATGCATTAG
- a CDS encoding AMP nucleosidase, translated as MKTKQEIVDNWLPRYTKRPLEQFTKHILLTNFSKYVEIFAEHFKVPILGLDGNMPNASANGITIINFGMGSANAATIMDLLSAIKPKAVLFLGKCGGIKKHNQLGDYILPIAAIRGEGTSNDYFPPEVPSLPAFNLLRSLSSNIRDFNKDYWTGTVYTTNRRVWEHDDKFKDYLRSIRAMAVDMETATLFTCGFANGIPTGALLLVSDQPMISDGVKTEKSDSVVTQNFVNEHVMIGIKALTTLINNGSTVKHLRFEDF; from the coding sequence ATGAAGACTAAACAAGAAATTGTAGACAATTGGTTACCTCGGTATACTAAACGACCACTAGAGCAGTTCACAAAACATATTCTCCTGACAAATTTTTCGAAATACGTCGAAATATTTGCAGAGCATTTCAAGGTTCCGATATTAGGATTGGATGGAAATATGCCCAATGCTTCGGCCAACGGGATTACTATCATAAATTTTGGAATGGGTAGTGCAAATGCAGCCACTATTATGGATTTATTGAGTGCCATAAAACCAAAAGCAGTTTTGTTTTTAGGTAAGTGCGGAGGAATCAAAAAACATAATCAATTGGGCGATTATATCCTTCCTATTGCTGCTATCAGAGGAGAAGGTACATCCAATGACTATTTTCCACCTGAAGTTCCATCATTACCGGCATTTAATTTGTTACGTTCATTATCGTCTAATATACGTGACTTCAATAAAGATTATTGGACCGGAACAGTTTATACAACCAATCGTCGAGTATGGGAACACGATGATAAATTTAAAGATTACCTGCGTTCTATCAGAGCTATGGCTGTTGATATGGAAACAGCAACATTATTTACTTGTGGTTTTGCCAATGGTATACCTACGGGAGCTTTACTTTTGGTATCTGACCAGCCCATGATTTCGGACGGAGTAAAAACTGAAAAGAGCGATAGTGTGGTGACTCAAAATTTTGTGAACGAACATGTAATGATCGGGATTAAAGCTTTGACGACATTGATAAATAACGGATCTACAGTAAAACATCTTCGTTTCGAAGACTTTTGA
- a CDS encoding carboxymuconolactone decarboxylase family protein — METKRIKIHEVAPEAYKAMLKLETYLHGTSLSPIEKELIKIRASQINGCAYCLNMHTRDARKLGETEQRIYLLNVWHETELYTESERIILTLTEEITLISDGGVSEETYQKAEALLGKEKLAEVIMAIITINAWNRIGVSTLLSLD, encoded by the coding sequence ATGGAAACGAAAAGAATAAAAATACATGAGGTTGCTCCGGAAGCCTATAAGGCGATGCTCAAATTAGAAACATATTTACATGGTACATCATTGTCTCCAATTGAAAAAGAACTGATAAAAATCAGAGCATCACAAATAAATGGCTGTGCATATTGTCTTAACATGCATACAAGAGATGCACGGAAATTAGGAGAAACAGAACAACGTATCTATTTGTTGAATGTTTGGCATGAAACTGAGTTATATACAGAAAGTGAAAGGATCATTCTTACTTTGACAGAAGAGATAACTTTGATAAGCGATGGGGGAGTTTCGGAAGAGACCTATCAAAAAGCAGAAGCTCTACTCGGCAAAGAAAAGCTGGCAGAGGTTATTATGGCAATTATAACTATCAATGCATGGAACCGAATAGGTGTAAGTACATTACTTTCTTTAGATTAG